In one Bactrocera tryoni isolate S06 chromosome 5, CSIRO_BtryS06_freeze2, whole genome shotgun sequence genomic region, the following are encoded:
- the LOC120776833 gene encoding protein male-specific lethal-3 — MAQRSRHSHRNSASTRYFEKGEKVLCYEPDPTKAKVLYDSKILGTYDSKDKRGRKVIQYKVHFQGWSSSWDRKVNADFVLKDTEENRQLQRDLAEKAQLQINAFLYRKERTSSKKKPNKTVVPAEDAATAGGNITTDLRSSPKFRTRGSSEDNFSSSSTFERQEDSPMKDECETESCCSSVESFPDEERVLLRISERLRQYLEYDHDMIVKYCKQHALPARIPVVAILENFVKQSVVKLVFSTTQVESTRRRTTQQRTNKKEHEFDKLVATVGLLKEVADGLRIYFDFTITDYLLYKEEKEYALSYLSEENLKNFTYVALPGLSADFLNPTKSDTDSTQLPISDSGTEVHAADVNSTTPAATDEPQKRKSRIHRSDDCEMIVENCLENCLSSIASTSSGASTPLHSAAAGSGGASGVNYLKSLQPMALNLPTQTKEFLQGVLSWHLLPTNAPTAPSMIFGAPHLARLIVKLPEFLNASSINDDKLKNLLQHLDTFVNYLEARKEWFNEDNYARSNAMRKRASSTDSTKPTPMEGVKDTLDTNSQAAAVATSASSTATPTTLPASTAAGAAAAIAT, encoded by the exons ATGGCACAAAGAAGTCGACACTCACACCGTAATAGTGCGAGTACGCGTTATTTCGAAAAGGGTGAAAAGGTACTCTGCTACGAGCCAGACCCAACAAAGGCGAAAGTGTTATACGACTCAAAG ATTTTGGGTACCTACGATTCAAAGGATAAGCGTGGACGAAAAGTTATTCAATATAAAGTACACTTTCAAGGTTGGAGTAGTTCATGGGATCGTAAAGTGAATGCTGATTTTGTTTTAAAGGATACCGAGGAAAATCGTCAACTTCAAAGAGATTTGGCTGAAAAGGCACAGTTACAGAT TAATGCTTTTCTGTATCGTAAAGAGCGTACCAGTAGTaagaaaaaaccaaacaaaacggTAGTACCTGCGGAAGATGCTGCAACAGCGGGGGGCAACATAACAACTGATTTGCGTTCATCCCCAAAATTTCGAACACGCGGCTCATCTGAAGATAATTTTAGCTCAAGTAGCACTTTTGAAAGGCAAGAGGATTCTCCAATGAAGGACG AATGTGAAACTGAGTCTTGCTGCAGTTCAGTAGAAAGTTTTCCAGATGAAGAAAGAGTCTTACTGCGAATAAGTGAAAGGCTTCGTCAATATTTGGAATATGATCATGATATGATTGTAAAATATTGTAAGCAGCATGCTTTGCCTGCACGAATACCAGTCGTGGCGATATTGGAGAACTTCGTTAAACAAAGTGTTGTTAAATTGGTATTTTCAACCACACAAGTTGAGAGCACAAGGCGACGCACCACGCAACAAcgaacaaacaaaaaagaacatGAATTTGACAAGCTTGTGGCTAC TGTGGGCTTATTAAAAGAGGTAGCTGATGGGTTAcgcatttattttgatttcactATCACCGATTATCTACTATATAAAGAGGAAAAAGAGTACGCGTTATCCTATTTAAGTGAGGAGaatcttaaaaatttcacaTACGTTGCATTGCCGGGCTTATCGGCCGATTTTCTTAATCCCACTAAATCGGACACGGACTCGACGCAATTGCCTATCAGTGACAGTGGCACTGAAGTGCACGCTGCAGATGTCAATTCGACAACACCCGCCGCTACTGATGAGCCACAAAAGCGAAAATCTCGCATACATCGGAGTGACGACTGTGAAATGATTGTGGAAAACTGTTTGGAGAACTGTTTATCGAGTATTGCTAGCACCAGTTCAGGTGCCTCAACCCCTTTACACTCTGCTGCCGCTGGCAGTGGCGGCGCCTCTGGAGTTAATTACTTGAAATCACTGCAGCCAATGGCACTCAATCTACCAACACAAACCAAGGAATTCCTACAAGGAGTCTTATCGTGGCATTTGCTGCCAACCAATGCCCCTACAGCGCCGTCAATGATATTTGGGGCTCCACATTTGGCACGATTAATTG TTAAACTGCCTgagtttttgaatgcttcatcGATAAACGAcgacaaattgaaaaatttactaCAACATTTGGATACATTCGTGAA TTACTTGGAAGCAAGAAAAGAATGGTTCAACGAAGACAATTACGCGCGCTCAAATGCGATGCGTAAACGCGCCAGCTCCACCGACAGCACTAAACCCACTCCCATGGAAGGCGTAAAGGACACACTTGATACGAATTCTCAAGCGGCAGCAGTCGCGACAAGTGCATCAAGCACAGCAACGCCAACGACGCTGCCGGCATCGACTGCAGCTGGTGCCGCTGCAGCTATTGCAACATAA
- the LOC120776831 gene encoding formin-J, with translation MDSRIGLDYIVENREYISKLGTALDTSNAVVKKQVFELLSALCAYNADGYARAIETLEFYKNLKNERYRFKIVINELEKASNVEYQVALLAFINCVIISASNLQDRIRIRNEFIGLKVLPLLNNLRKVAQSVGDIIVQLDVFDEQRECDEAQSLQGPSGINLNSHLDVFYAILRQVADTPQEVPFLSILQHLLRIDPKEAISDVIWDTTEKLVHRATLLESHEDSVRILRSPSVQKFSCPHCRGEATSPSRKNAASLSTSASSQLHNGPLSPISSPPPPPPVLPSTSTPVHCAPPAPPPPIPPPPMNGPISGGAPPPPPPPIMNGNCLVAPPVPPPVPGAPPPAPQPPGSTGNLLSNHTNPMRPVTPDLSLNGHNMILLPQQDTPAPKSKMKTINWGKIPPNRVIGKQNIWTIVANNHQDTPMTDIDWNEMEGLFCLQSTSAQGSPKLGRESSSSSGYDTLDRKSKKESTEISLLDGKRSLNVNIFLKQFRSSNEDIIQLIRDGEHDDIGAEKLRGLLKILPEVDELDMLKTFNGDKRRLGNAEKFLLQLLEVPNYKLRIESMLLKEEFAANISYLDPCINAMIYAGGDLMNNEMLQEVLYMVVIAGNFLNSGGYAGNAAGVKLSSLQKLTDIRANKPGINLIHFVAMQAEKRNPELLTFPAQLTALENASRTTVEQINNEINALDIRIRKIKRQIEQPTTEDEIKEQMSEFLENAEREVAALQANMKEVEAMRLKLADFFCEDAAHFKLEECFKVFQSFCDKFKQAVKENERRQQLEEQATLRRKQREEQLARRARQVSQCGTPVSDSENHCSIEKIFDTPEGISPSITPNGSMRKRRPSRVLPEEDDLMEFLRTSGHEHISRDRKAYGSLDRSWARRARSGSSSRKRPELLNVDFSDDRERASSPAPLLNMDKKSPTSPQGGGTTPSPTQQASEDTKPRISREFRQKIENWLQSNENDEKQNEEFKRKRRLVNSNRRSFENETDSERKLDTLPEEKIVPTTPTTTTNSTNSQHFHKNTTSTNNNNNNNNNNNSNNCNNNNANNYKRVYPDWKPANTLEHTDVVGTMQAIADVNNARDKSHWRKGNRGNEPSDTSASEAQEQSPKNHHVTTADELREYRRQRSLENAEKRATALKSIEEEDRRRSLIKQLGQEDMDDCLHIYIRKPPSKEPVEISNKTLSQDLTVAQSNAPATTTSLTTTKSDTKANIDILESSKLGRENGTKTGDDSMRRTHNEKYSRKEIDADNVETPPVTRRVIATPNKTLVTINGLDKTNSKQLSEQQSNPEPNEQDVPGFFDRYSATRRTRRYKRPTDYSSGNEEFLSTKDTSDSSNVRQSSSAGDMERLHGKAQDTSNQNKTTVEKLLPEQPTQITPKPVAERTITKLEKVGRHISSINQEDVQEAIRNLKSPTNTPDRIWSPPRDIINSHITNTNLQNPTPSNQSATVIKLSSHELNDEGFEETQSLVSDTPSQGKESTNSSCNGVSDLVTPHARATTTKTTTPKANTSRPNTSRLADRLQISKLRNVLPQKSQPAYQQQTAPSRRPPNSTQMDRSRSFRTSNGPAVVQPVFGAGSNAARRSHSMRRPGSNQQDTVQSVHTSPMHAVRRDVERSSSRNSLRSSRSSINSAASTNTVRRMPIVVSKTPLQTVSVDSSPSKRPLTMQNNMPPHMRAVSGASASRTPVPASRSSSSGSSIGQHVVVVRKVTGNGNVGSGSGQRTVHLGSASFKENQTNNAPTRTNVARSAVLVKAAMSQHATPQTTHMRTASSTRSASSNRGMSSFMRPTASSVTKRTK, from the exons ATGGACTCACGCATCGGACTGGATTACATTGTCGAGAATCGtgaatatatttcgaaattgGGCACTGCACTAGACACCAGCAATGCCGTCGTCAAGAAGCAAGTTTTCGAATTGCTATCCGCGCTGTGCGCCTACAACGCCGATGGCTACGCACGCGCTATTGAAACGCTAGAATTTTACAAG AATCTCAAAAATGAACGTTATCGTTTCAAAATCGTTATAAACGAACTGGAGAAAGCGTCCAATGTTGAATACCAAGTTGCCTTATTGGCATTCATCAATTGCGTGATTATATCAGCATCTAATTTACAAGACCGTATACGAATACGCAATGAATTTATCG GTTTAAAAGTATTACcgctattaaataatttaag GAAAGTCGCACAGAGTGTGGGAGATATTATAGTGCAATTGGACGTATTCGACGAACAGCGAGAATGCGACGAAGCTCAGAGTCTACAGGGCCCAAGTGGCATCAACTTAAATTCGCATCTTGATGTATTCTACGCGATATTGCGACAA GTGGCCGATACGCCACAGGAAGTGCCATTTCTAAGTATATTACAACATTTGCTACGCATAGATCCCAAAGAGGCAATCAGCGATGTGATCTGGGATACAACAGAGAAGTTGGTGCATCGTGCCACACTACTCGAGAGTCATGAGGACTCGGTGAGGATACTGCGTTCGCCGAGCGTACAAAAATTCTCCTGTCCACATTGTCGTGGCGAAGCAACCAGTCCAAGTCGCAAAAATGCCGCCTCACTTTCTACCTCAGCCTCATCACAGCTGCATAACGGGCCGTTATCACCGATAtcatcaccaccaccaccaccaccagtaCTACCTTCCACATCGACGCCGGTACACTGTGCGCCACCCGCACCACCGCCGCCCATTCCGCCGCCTCCAATGAATGGTCCTATTAGTGGTGGGGCACCACCACCACCTCCACCGCCAATTATGAATGGAAATTGTCTAGTAGCACCGCCCGTCCCCCCACCCGTACCTGGCGCTCCACCACCTGCACCACAGCCACCAGGCTCCACTGGTAATTTACTCAGCAATCACACGAATCCCATGCGACCCGTCACCCCGGACTTGAGCTTAAACGGTCACAATATGATCTTACTACCGCAACAAGACACACCAGCACCCAAGTCGAAGATGAAAACTATCAATTGGGGTAAAATTCCGCCGAATCGGGTCATTGGCAAGCAAAATATATGGACTATAGTGGCCAATAATCATCAGGACACGCCCATGACCGACATCGATTGGAATGAAATGGAAGGATTATTCTGTCTGCAATCGACCAGCGCTCAAGGCTCACCGAAATTGGGCCGTGAAAGCAGCAGTAGTTCGGGCTACGATACACTCGACCGCAAATCCAAAAAGGAAAGCACAGAAATATCTTTGCTCGACGGTAAACGCAGCCTGAACGTAAACATCTTCCTCAAACAATTCCGAAG TTCGAATGAAGACATTATACAGCTGATAAGAGATGGCGAGCACGATGACATCGGTGCGGAAAAGTTACGGGGCTTATTGAAAATTCTACCGGAAGTCGACGAATTAGATATGCTTAAAACCTTCAATGGCGATAAAAGACGGCTGGGTAATGCCGAGAAGTTTTTGCTACAGCTCTTGGAGGTACCAAA TTATAAACTGCGTATTGAAAGCATGCTGCTAAAGGAGGAATTCGCCGCCAATATTAGTTATCTGGACCCATGCATCAACGCAATGATCTATGCTGGAGGag ATCTTATGAACAACGAAATGCTGCAAGAAGTGCTGTATATGGTCGTTATCGCTGGCAACTTCCTCAACTCGGGCGGCTATGCCGGTAATGCGGCTGGAGTCAAACTCTCCTCGCTACAAAAGCTCACCGACATACGCGCCAACAAGCCGGGAATCAATCTCATACACTTTGTGGCAATGCAGGCCGAGAAGCGCAATCCAGAGCTCCTAACATTCCCCGCACAGTTGACTGCACTGGAAAATGCATCCAG AACAACTGTTGAACAAATAAATAACGAGATTAATGCGCTGGATATACGAATACGTAAAATCAAAAGGCAGATCGAACAACCCACAACGGAGGATGAAATCAAAGAGCAAATGTCGGAGTTCTTAGAG AACGCTGAGCGCGAGGTGGCTGCGCTGCAAGCCAATATGAAGGAGGTAGAAGCGATGCGTTTAAAGCTGGCCGATTTCTTTTGCGAGGATGCGGCGCACTTTAAATTGGAGGAGTGTTTCAAAGTATTCCAATCATTCTGTGATAAATTCAAGCAGGCTGTGAAAGAAAACGAGCGTCGACAGCAATTGGAGGAGCAAGCTACGCTCAGACGAAAACAAAGGGAAGAGCAGCTGGCCAGGCGCGCTAGACAAG TTAGTCAATGTGGCACCCCAGTCTCTGATTCGGAAAACCATTGTagcattgaaaaaatatttgataccCCTGAGGGGATTTCACCGAGCATAACACCGAATGGTAGCATGCGAAAAAGGCGGCCTAGTCGTGTATTACCAGAGGAAGATGATCTGATGGAGTTCTTGCGCACATCCGGACACGAGCATATAAGCAGAGATCGAAAGGCCTATGGAAGTTTGG ATCGGTCTTGGGCACGCCGTGCACGTTCTGGAAGTTCTAGCCGAAAACGTCCCGAACTCTTAAATGTGGACTTCAGTGATGACCGCGAACGTGCCAGTTCGCCAGCACCGTTACTGAATATGGACAAAAAATCGCCAACCTCACCGCAAGGTGGCGGCACTACTCCTTCCCCCACGCAGCAAGCCAGCGAGGATACGAAACCGAG AATATCCCGTGAATTTcgacaaaaaatcgaaaactgGCTGCAGTCCAACGAGAACGATGAAAAGCAAAACGAAGAATTCAAACGCAAGCGCCGTTTGGTTAACAGTAATAGGCGTTCGTTTGAAAACGAAACAG ATAGCGAACGAAAATTGGATACTTTGCCAGAGGAGAAAATCGTGCCTACCACGCCAACCACAACTACGAACTCTACTAATTCTCAACATTTCCACAAGAATACTACcagcactaacaacaacaacaacaataataataataataacagtaataacTGTAACAATAACAATGCGAATAACTACAAACGGGTATATCCCGACTGGAAGCCCGCCAACACGCTCGAACACACCGATGTTGTCGGCACAATGCAAGCAATTGCTG ATGTGAATAACGCCAGGGATAAATCACACTGGCGCAAGGGTAATCGAGGTAATGAACCATCGGACACTAGCGCATCTGAAGCCCAGGAGCAATCGCCGAAAAACCATCATGTTACAACAGCCGATGAGTTGAGGGAATATAGACGACAACGTTCGCTGGAGAATGCAGAAAAGCGTGCCACGGCACTCAAATCCATCGAGGAAGAGGACCGACGAAGATCATTAATAAAACAACTTGGCCAAGAGGACATGGACGATTgcttgcatatttacatacgcaAACCACCATCCAAAGAGCCGGTCGAAATATCGAATAAAACTTTGTCACAAGATTTGACTGTTGCGCAATCTAACGCTCCAGCTACAACAACTTcactgacaacaacaaaaagcgatACCAAAGCAAATATTGACATTCTAGAATCATCAAAATTGGGTAGAGAGAATGGAACAAAAACTGGAGACGATAGTATGCGTCGAACTCACAATGAGAAATATAGTCGCAAAGAGATTGATGCTGACAATGTGGAAACACCACCGGTCACACGCCGCGTCATCGCCACACCAAATAAAACGTTGGTCACCATTAATGGCCTGGATAAGACGAATAGCAAACAGCTTAGCGAACAACAAAGCAATCCGGAACCAAATGAGCAGGACGTACCTGGATTCTTCGATCGTTACTCAGCCACCCGGCGCACAAGACGTTATAAACGCCCCACGGATTACAGCAGCGGTAACGAGGAGTTTTTATCAACTAAAGACACGAGCGACTCGAGCAATGTACGACAATCATCTAGTGCTGGTGACATGGAGAGGCTGCATGGCAAAGCGCAGGATACGTCCAATCAAAATAAGACTACAGTAGAAAAACTTTTACCAGAGCAGCCCACACAAATCACACCGAAACCGGTTGCAGAGCGTACGATTACCAAACTGGAAAAAGTTGGACGTCACATTAGCTCCATCAATCAAGAAGATGTACAAGAAGCCATAAGGAATCTCAAATCACCAACCAACACACCGGATCGCATATGGAGTCCGCCACGCGACATAATCAATTCGCATATAACCAACACAAACTTGCAAAACCCCACACCTAGTAACCAAAGCGCTACTGTCATTAAACTATCCAGTCATGAACTTAACGACGAAGGGTTCGAAGAGACACAAAGCCTCGTATCAGACACGCCCTCACAAGGCAAAGAGAGCACGAATTCCTCGTGCAACGGCGTGTCTGACCTCGTAACACCACATGCACGCGCCACAACGACAAAGACTACAACGCCGAAGGCCAACACCTCAAGGCCGAACACAAGTCGCCTTGCCGATCGACTGCAAATATCAAAGCTGCGAAACGTGTTACCTCAAAAGTCTCAACCTGCATACCAACAACAAACTGCGCCCTCGCGTCGACCACCTAACTCAACACAAATGGACCGCAGTCGTTCATTCCGTACGTCTAATGGCCCAGCCGTTGTGCAGCCCGTATTCGGTGCCGGCAGCAATGCAGCACGGCGTTCACATTCTATGCGTCGTCCAGGCAGCAACCAGCAAGATACAGTTCAAAGTGTCCACACTTCACCTATGCATGCAGTGCGGCGTGATGTCGAACGTAGCAGTTCAAGGAATAGCCTGCGTTCGTCACGCTCATCCATCAACAGTGCCGCGTCGACAAATACAGTGAGACGCATGCCGATTGTGGTGAGTAAGACACCGCTGCAAACAGTGTCGGTCGATTCGTCGCCCAGCAAGCGCCCGCTAACGATGCAAAATAACATGCCGCCGCATATGCGCGCCGTCAGTGGTGCGTCCGCCAGCCGCACACCGGTGCCAGCCagtcgcagcagcagcagtggtTCGAGCATAGGGCAGCACGTGGTAGTGGTGCGGAAAGTAACGGGTAACGGTAACGTTGGTAGTGGTAGTGGGCAGCGCACTGTGCACTTGGGCAGCGCGAGCTTTAAGGAAAACCAAACCAACAACGCGCCAACGCGCACCAATGTCGCACGCAGTGCTGTTCTAGTCAAAGCGGCCATGTCACAACATGCCACGCCACAGACGACACACATGCGCACAGCCAGTAGCACCAGAAGCGCTTCAAGCAATCGTGGCATGAGCAGTTTCATGCGACCGACGGCGTCCAGTGTCACCAAGAGAACCAAATAG